In a single window of the Acyrthosiphon pisum isolate AL4f chromosome X, pea_aphid_22Mar2018_4r6ur, whole genome shotgun sequence genome:
- the LOC100573789 gene encoding non-specific lipid-transfer protein-like, protein MEMATDPPTTFSGQTCVQIVGYDMTKLAADKLFSKTTIKPEDVNVVELHDCFSANELITYEALGLCKPGKAGEFIESGSNTYGGQVVVNPSGGLISKGHPLGATGNYFLTI, encoded by the exons ATGGAGATGGCTACTGACCCACCAACCACATTCTCTGGTCAAACTTGTGTTCAAAta gtaGGATATGACATGACCAAATTGGCAGCTGATAAATTGTTTAGTAAGACCACTATCAAGCCAGAAGATGTTAATGTTGTAGAACTACATGATTGTTTCTCTGCAAATGAATTAATTACATATGAAGCTTTGGGCCTTTGTAAACCAGGAAAAGCTGGAGAGTTTATTGAGTCTGGTTCAAATACCTATGGAGGACAAGTAGTTGTTAACCCAAGTGGTGGCTTAATTTCCAAAGGCCATCCTTTGGGTGCCACAGGTAATTATTTTCTAACAATCTAA